A window of the Lactuca sativa cultivar Salinas chromosome 5, Lsat_Salinas_v11, whole genome shotgun sequence genome harbors these coding sequences:
- the LOC111890462 gene encoding protein MIZU-KUSSEI 1: MPSVYSTPFQKMENASLLSLLQNTTRSGKPSKTGGGIFRMFKLLPMLTSGCKMVALLGKPRKLLTDKATTGTLFGYRRGRVSLAIQEDPHRLPVFVIELPMHSVAFQKEMASDMVRLSLESETTSRKKKVLEEFVWAVYCNGRKYGYSIRRTQMTDDELHVMQSLRGVSMGAGVLPGLSEKDYAVDGELTYMRARFERVAGSKDSEAFHMINPDGADDGQELSIFFVRVH; encoded by the coding sequence ATGCCTTCAGTTTACTCCACCCCGTTTCAGAAAATGGAAAACGCATCCCTATTATCATTGCTACAAAACACCACTCGTAGCGGAAAACCCTCCAAGACAGGTGGAGGGATCTTTCGTATGTTCAAGCTTCTTCCCATGTTGACCTCCGGTTGCAAGATGGTGGCACTGCTAGGGAAGCCACGGAAGCTACTAACAGATAAGGCCACCACTGGGACGTTATTTGGCTACAGGAGAGGGCGAGTCAGTTTGGCCATTCAAGAGGATCCACATCGCCTCCCAGTGTTTGTCATTGAGCTCCCAATGCACTCGGTTGCATTCCAGAAGGAAATGGCTTCAGATATGGTGAGGTTATCTCTTGAAAGTGAGACCACAAGTCGCAAGAAGAAGGTGTTGGAGGAATTTGTGTGGGCAGTTTATTGTAACGGGAGGAAATATGGATATTCAATAAGGAGGACACAGATGACGGATGATGAGCTCCATGTTATGCAATCCTTAAGGGGTGTATCCATGGGTGCTGGAGTTCTTCCGGGCTTGTCGGAAAAAGATTATGCGGTTGATGGAGAGTTGACGTATATGAGGGCAAGGTTTGAAAGAGTGGCTGGAAGCAAGGATTCTGAAGCTTTTCATATGATTAATCCTGATGGTGCTGACGATGGCCAGGAATTAAGCATTTTCTTTGTAAGAGTACactga